GTTCTGTGGCATCCTCTTATTCCCTCCTTCGCGGCCATGTCGTTGAGGCTTAGCGCGTTGCTCTAATTGAGGTCAGTTTCTCCTGTCTTGTTGACTAGGCGgcatactttctatttgggatAAGTTTTGTAGTGTTATCTTAGCCTCCGCTATCGAATACCAGCAGCTTTGAGAGATATGTTAATTCTATGTCCTAACATGCTAACTGTATCTGTTTAGTAAATTATGAGGTTTCCCACGAAAAGATTACGCCGTTTACATATAGCTCTTACTCAtagctcaaaattttgcatgtggccaAGAAAGTTTCGAAACGGTCCATAGCTCGATACAGATTCTATACAAACCGAACTTTTGATTTGCCGCCTTGAGTACATAAAATGCTCCAATTTTATTTATGTATGGCTAAAAGACGAGTTCAATGGTGGATTGACGATTTGGACGGGCAAAGTAATTTTTACCTCATATCATATcccaattttaagttcaattaaTTTGTTTCCAATATGAAATTTAAGTCAATTTGCTTTTATTCACacattgatttttaacaaataaatcgcacaatcatttcatttaaaatcacaattaaattCAAACCATGTCGTTGAGGCAATCCGCTCGAATCCACTGTTAACTATTTCCATATTATATGGAAATTGCATATAATTGCTGCAATGAttgtgggcaaaatttaaaaggaaaaatttcatctcaTCCTGGCTAAATGAAGGCACCGCCATAAAGGCCTGCAATGCCAAGTCCAAggcaaaatctgatatatggtGCTCGCCATCCGATGGCATAAATGATGAATTAAAATATCTCAATGATTCTTGTGATAGATTGCTATTCGCATCAATATTCCAGTTTTCTTGGGAGAACGCCTTGGTTAGTTCGAGGGCCAATAAGTAACCCAGGGAACTATAAACAAATGTTTCGTTGAATTTTGGGTGGTAAATGGGAAATTGTAAGGCCATAACAGGCAAAATGATACGATTCTGTCGAGGCACCAAAAATGGCAAAACACTTTCCACATTACCAATGCTATCCAGATTTAAAAACTCAAAAGCTCCTTGAGTTACTTTGCCTGCCGAGTTCGAGTGGCTTGCTCGAAAATATTTGTGCTTCAGCTTTAAACGATTGCCGACATAATCGAAAGGATCCAAATGCAGGCTCTCATAGAAGTGCTCAAGCGAGGGTTGCCAGACATTgagcatttttaatttaatattgtcAATTTTACCAACCACATAATCTCGAGCTTTGCCATTGAAAAAGGTTGAGAGTTTTTTGCGCATAATTCGCTTTAAATTTGTGAACAGctggtggatttcatagaaatcatgGCTGATTTCTGGATGCAGATATTTGTACAGCCACTGCATGGCCAAAGGAAATTGAAGTCTGGTGCTTGGGGTACAATCATAGTAACCAGGATCATGAAATCCATTGATGGACTGGCTCAGGAAATTCAACTGCAAGTAGCGGGCCAAAAGCTGAGTATCCTCTACTTCGTCCAGAAATAATTTTATGGTCTTCATATAGCCTATGTCTTCAATGTAGATTTCCATTTGAGGCTCCACTGGCACAGGGTGCGATATTATGATCAGATAAACGGCCAACCACTCCAGTTGCATGTCTTTTAACTGCTTAAAGGTAATGAATTGTGGCCTTGTCTCAGTGCCATTGTTGTGATAATCCACCACTTTTTTAAGTTTCAAATCAAACTCTACAAATGCCCGGTGATCTAGGCTATCGGAAATGTTCCATAAGGTAAACTTCCTGTGTTCATCCTCCTGAGGACCGAGAAAATGTGTTGCACTTTCGGCATATGGCTTCTTTAGGGCTGTCACAGTTTTGGTGTTATTCCAAGGATGCTGCACAACCTCTTCGTGTATGATGAAATTGTTAAGGCCATATTTGCGGAAGATGGCCAACATTTGCACCCAATTGAAGGCACGATTATTTCTCTTGGGTCCATCGCTACGATTGTCAAACGCTACCCAAATGAGATTCTCATTGAACTCCAACCACTTTAGATACTCCAAAGGATTGAGAGCTTTTCCCCTCTTCTGCACTCGTCTACAAGATCCATAGTAATTACGTACCTGCCCCATGAAATTAATGGCGGGAAATTTGGGATTTTGCTGTTCAAAAATCATGGCGAATTCCATATTATTTTTGGCATCAACCACATGCCGAATATCGAGAACATCCGCTTCCATAAAATAAGGCCAATTGCCACaggcaaaatgcaaaaaattctcaCAGGGATTGCTCTTCCAATGCAAGGCATCTTCGATGTGGCGTATCTGCTCCATGTTTACATTGTCATTGGGATTCACAAATAATTCGGCAATGGCAATCTGCATGGAATCGCCATTTCCGTTAAAGGCTTCTTCATAAACGTCACTTTTACAAATCAAAATCTTAAACaaaattataacaaatattccgaaatatttcatttatttgattttattttttcccaaCTCTCTCGGttctaaaaaatttgtttgcaacagcCGTGCTGCTTAATTTCGACTAATTCGCTGATATGCTATTTTTCAGTGAGTCGCTTCTTATCATTTCGCATAGACAAATCTGCTGGAACTGTGATTAGAATTCAGAAAAATTGTTGCGTCTTAGCATATAAAATCATGGAAGCAGCATTTGGACTGCGTACACCATGAATCATCACAACAAACAATGTACTACAAATTAATAGTGCCAAAGCTCAACCCCCAAAGAAATCGTCAAACATATTCTGAATCAAACAAGCGCTAGTGGCATATGTTTAACGTTTACTGCAAATTCCTTGCATGCAAGATGTGTTATTATCACCACTACGTACAAAGTGTTGAACTATTGATCTGTGACTTTATTCAGTGCTGTGAGCTATTTAATGTCAACACtgtcatttcatttaaaattggaATCGaaatgttttatgttttttaatttaaagcgATATTGAATGATGATgctatatatacatttttatacccaccaccgaaggatgggggtatattcattttgtcattccgtttgcaacacatcgaaatatccatttccgaccctataaggtatatacattcttgatcagcgtaaaaatctaagacgatctagacatgtccgtccgtctgtctgtccgtctgtctgttgaaatcacgctacagtctttaagaatagagatattgagctgaaattttgcacagattattttctttgtccataagcagggtaagttcgaagatgggctatatcagactatatcttgatatagcccccacatagactgatccgccgatttggggtcttaggtccataaaagccacatttgctatccgattttgctgaaatttgggacagtgagttgtgtaaggccagtctacacccttcgttaatttggcccggatcggtccaggtttggatatagctgccatatagactgatcctccgatttagggtcttaggcccataaaagccacatttattatccgatttttctgaaatttgggacagtgaattatgttaggcccttcgacatcatataaatatagttcgatatagcccatcttcgaacttaacctgcctatggagaaaaatagaatctgtgcgaagttttagtttaatatctctattttaaaagactgtagcgtgatttcaacagacagacggactaacgGATGaatgatagacggacggacatggctagatggtcttaaatttcgaaaattctacTGGGAAAAATCCCATGATACTAATAGTAATTGAATTAAGATCAAgttctaaaaacaagtaaaagcgggccgaatcctgggaacccaccaccatggattctgctaaaatatgggatctttatctggtaatagaccgattcaaaccgcacaggtgttgagagtcataagagaacactacgtgaaaaatttcagccaaaaaagccaaaaaattgctgcctccaggggctcaagtagtcttgtgaggtatttagagtctaatggccttcttagccaccaacagtatgggtttcgcagaaatcgctctacgggcgacctcttggcacttctgtcggaacgttggagtcgctcaatccaccagtttggtgagagtaaggttgtggctctggatatctccaaggcatttgatagggtctggcacggtgcactactatcaaagtttGTCGCATTTGGTAGCGGTTATGGCTTCGTTCAATTTATTtcgagttttctcagagatcgcactattcgattcgttatagatgggttctcatccaatgagcacaaattgaccgcaggtgtaccccagggctctgttcttccttcttctctttttcttattttcatcaacgatctgttgggtcagacatcgaattcgatctactcatttgcggatgacagtaatctctgtcattcgtactcattcgaccataggccgagtctgcGAGAGATTGACGACAAGAGGCAGgatatggacgatacactctgccaggatttgctggccatttctgggtggggtcgaatgaatcgagtaaattttaatgcacggaatactcagtgctgcttgttgtcacacaaacgattcgctgacccattacgatcatctttgtctatcaacggtgtagatgttgagcaatcggAAGCTcatgatgttctgggcatgaaaatacaaagtgatgtccgttgggctaaacatgtatttgaagtgtcgaaaaaaGCATTCacgtgtttaggcttccttaaacggtctGATCTTTTTAAAATGTACACCTCTTTCATaagaccgaaaatggagtacaactcacatgtatgggctggagcttcaaaatcatccctggagctactagaccgtgtacagaggagagcgatggcgttgtttggaaatagtggggtatccaactctattgccgcccttcatcatcgtcgcaatgtgtgTTGTTTGGCGCTGTCCTATCGGTACtttgtgtgtgttcgtctgatattcgtcttcttattcctgatgtaaggatgtatgtcagggatactagacattccaggaactcacacccgtttgcaattgattggccagcggaccgcacaatgcattatagagagaaatcgtatttcgcccgaaccgttcgtatgtggaatcgacttccggctaatctttttcccacccacttttaCATCCAAAATGATTTAATACAAATGtgaataagcactacatcctttcccccccccccccctccaattcctaatttcctctcgccaacgcaatgcactgcatttatAGGGGACATCTCCTgtgtgttggctgacagaaaaaaagtcaaatcgggagatccttttatatgggagctatatcaggttatataccgatacgaaccgtacttgacacagttgttgaaagtcataacggaatactatgtgcaaaatttcagccaaatcgttcaAATCGTTCGGCTTCCAAgggttcaataagtcaaattgagagatcgatcggacaaaaattgcgactttcaggggctcaggaaatcaaatcgggagatcggtttatatgggagctatatccaaatctgaaccgatatggtccatttgcaatctccaaagacctacatcaaaattaagtatctgtgcgatatttcaagcagttagctttatgcgttcgaccgccatcatgatttcgacagacggacgaacggacatggctagatcgactcgacATGTCagcttatgacgctgatcgcctggttcgaatcctggcggtggtcttcccctcctaatgctggcaacatttgtaaggtactatgccatgtaaaacttctctctagtTATTGGAactcattacagaacactacatgcaaaattttagccaaatcggataaaaattgtggcttgtaagggctcaagaagtcaaatcgggagataggtttttatgggagctatatctaaatctgaaccgatatggcccatttgctatccataatggcctacatcaatattatgtatctgtgtaaaatttcaagcggctagttaacgcgttcgactgctatcgtgatttcgacagacggatggtaatggctagatcgactcagaacgttgagacgatccagaatatatatatattttcttagacaaatatttcgaggagttacaaacgaaatgaatagattagtatacatccatcctatagtggtagGTATAAACAACTTTTTATTTGGCTGCTACTTGACGTTTTCCTTTCATACAATTGTATACATTGTTCTTTTGTTTTTCGTAATCTTCATGTCTGtgatgaattatttttttcaatatcttGCCATGCCACAACTTTCATTTTTAGATATTCTGCGAACATTGACTTTGGCATTGGTGGGCATTGTCATGGGAATTTGATTTGCCTTTGGCCACGAAGCGTGCTTCGATATTAATATCTCATCATTGGATTCGTTTTCAACAACATGGTCGGCCAATGACCAAAATTTGCATGTAAAGAGCCCCAAAATGTGGTTAACAAAGAACCAAAACAACATTCAAAGGAAATATATTTCATAAACAACGACTGAAAAGTACCACATTGTCGAAACAATTTAATTGTTTGCCTATTAAGGAAGAATATCAGTCTACACAGATAATAAAGGTAGGCGGAAGACAATGTACAATCATATTCGAACAGGATAGCATGTTTACTTTATACAATACTAGCTACCCGGGCCCactacgctgcgccttcttttaatttatatagaacaaaagtttccttggaatatttattttcgacaattaaagatctttaagtgaaaatccatgatctttattggtctacgaatttaagtttggatgtagggtgttcttcattcttaaaatacttcatttcagaccgatattctcatgatgtctgattaagtggtgttttcgggatacttggccctgaaaaatatcagcatcgtgctcttctcttaagtaccatttacttaaaccccatattgccattggcttaagaggagtttacaggatgaggcgttccccaaacacatggcccgaaaataagttatcaaattagttttctaatctcaaatacctttcatttgagccacatattggaatggtcgaaaaattttaatcatttgggaaaggagtgatgccccaaatacatggtcctacatttggatatcaaattcgtattctactcccaaatacctttatttgagccccatattgcgatggtcactaaaaaattgctgtttgtggggtgttttgggaaaggggaagacccttgctctaccccccaatacctttcatttaagattcaCATtcacattgtcggtaaataagccagatttagggttgttttggggattgggatggtcctaagccaggaaaatatatcagcaacgtgctctattctcatatatctatatatcatttatttttaccccatattgccattgccctcaaaattgggtatcaaattatttttctaatctcatttaaactccttattgcaaaagtcagtaaatatgtccggtttggggtattggccctaaaaactatgaatatttagttccactctttttaagacccaaactgtcttggtgagcaaatacgtcctatttgggggttgttatggtggtggggcgtccgctagacagttggcccctaatgttgatatcagatatgtggtctactcccacatacctttaatttgagccccatgtttcaatagtcggcaaacatgaccggcttgggggctgttttgggggatgggcggggACTCAATGAGTTAGcctcgaaaatatatatcggattcgtgttccactctaaaaaccctcttatttgagcctcattttggaatagtcagaaaatacttactatttgagtggtgttgtggtggtggggtggctccatagacacttttcccaaatattgatatcagattcgtgctttactcccaaagacctttcatttgagccctatattgctatggtcgtaaatttgtcccctttgggtgagaggtggcccccaaacacttggtcccatatttggatatcagattcgtattccacattcaaataccttttatttaagccccttattcccatgatcagtaaatagatcatgtttggggggtgttatgggaaaggggtggacccccagaaacgtggtcccacatttggatatcagattcgtattctactcgcaaatacctttcatttgagtcccatattgccatggtcggtaaatatgtccgatttaggggtgttttggggcttggggtggtccccctagcacttggtccgacaattggatatcagatacgtcttCTTaatctaaatacctttaatttgagtcccatattgtcatgattggtcttaatatatgtttggtaggttttagggtggggcagccccacaaggtaccccatccgaaatttggatatcaaatttttatttttaggctactatatgagagcacacaaaatttcgcttaaatcgcaccacccatctccgagatctggcgtttctgaaaattagggtaagggggagggtccgcccccccttcatatatcaaaaaatgtagtaccctattttcgccacggagtcattatgcaccatctgtgaaaattttaagaaaatcggttcagacgtttctgagtctattaggaacacacaaacatacaaacaaacctacaaacaaacacaaattgatttttttatataagaagatgGATATTTGCAACCCAAAAGAAAGAACTGTGGAAGATGCCTTCTCGTTTGTACCGGTGAACCATCCATCCAACCATCCAGATCAcattaaaaagtccaataactttCGTGCTCTTATTCAGACCAATTTTCCAAAGATTCTTAAGTACAACTTCTTCGGCTTGCCAATGAACAACCGGCACACCAtagattttttattgtttgctcTTCCTcaatgtccttacagcttcagTACTAATCATTACTCCCAAATTTTAGTCTATCAGCAAGTTTTGAAATCAATGAGACTAATATTTTAGCCAACCACAGCTAAGCGGTAGACCACTGCAAGTTTAGATTGGATTACATAATTTGGGAGAATGCACAGCCCCAATTCATGGTCAACTCTGATCTATTGTCTTTCGGGCCTGGAAAGTTCGTAGTATTGCACCTTGTCAGCTCTACaaatccctgggatatctctatggcccggcattCAGAGCAGGTTAATTTTAAACTGTTGATTGAGAGTTCTACGAAAGTCGAGGGCAGCTTTTGATCTAAGAACTAAGCTCTTCAAatatttaatgactgcctggccaGTGCAGCTTTGATGCTCCAAGAAGTCATCCTTTGGAAAAGTAGGTGGATTTGTGGAGCGTCATCCACCTGACACCACAccatataggtctgacaactgcagtatagaGCCAGTGCATGATACGCGGTTTAAGCCCCCATCTTTTGCCATTGGACCTTGCCTTTTTCGTCCTTTTTTGAGTACAGAGTTTGATAGTTATAAATATAAGTGATAAGCAATAAGTCCATGAAACCTACCACCTACCTAcctaaagattcggcccggcttttATTTACATGTTTCCAAATCGTTTCGTTTACATTTTCTTCTTACATGCTGTCAATTTTCTCAACAGCTATACAAGCTCAAAATCATTATTTTCCACTGCTAGCAATAACATATTGAAGATATATCATACCAATATTCATACTAGGCATACAGACATATACACTCAAACAAAACCCCAATACAAAGAGCACTGAACTCTTGAGAAGGCAGGTAGGTATTGAGGCAAGGGAacccaaaaaaaaccaaagcagCAGAACTTTTTCTCTTTGTTCGCGCTGACTGGTTGTGggaaatattattgcaaattgtttCAAGCCATAAAGGCCACAAAATGCAAACATGTCTAAAATATTGGACGCTGTATGTTTTGTGGGTTGAGGCTTTGAAAGTCGCCAGCTGCAAATGTTAGCGACCACACGCCAAGCACGTAGCACGTGCCAGAAGGCAGTGGACAATGAATGGCTGGGCAGATGACTACCATCACCGGATTGAAGAGGAGCAGTTGCCCAATATTGCGCAATCTTCTTTTTATATCATTTTGCATTGGAACATGAAATTTCGACAAGTTTTTGTCATGCCATCTTTTTTTGTTCGTTACGTGTTCAATAAATCTTtgaatagaaatatttttgattatgaaatatttttaaaggaaataaaTTAATTGACGTTGTTTCTGAGACTACACCGCAGACAGTCGGGCCTCCGCACGCCACGGTCTAGACAAAAGGATGGTGAGGAAAAATTTAACGTCTAGACTGCATGTTTCACTCAATATAAAATTGGTTTACAATTTATggcaaatattaataaattggagaccatagtgaaGAAGAAACAAGTTAAAACGTGTTAATTTCGgcagtgccgaactttggatacccaccaccatgaatatattaatcatcctattttattataactccactaccatttccacagttatatctaaataaggaGTGGTATGGATCACATTTTATTCAGGTCGCGAGAACTTTATACAAGTCATAGTTTCAGAgtaatcaggcaataaatccgttttttatgggattaaggaatcggtccatatgacagctctatATCTATTGTAtgtagtctgatctggatcatatttgatccggatgtcggaaggcttaaaacaactcactgtttcaaatttcagcgaaatcgggtaataaatgaagattttatgggtttcagaccattaatcggcagatcggtctatatggcagctatatctaaatatactccgatctaacccatatttggatcggatgtcgggagggttTAGTTAAATCACtggttcagcgaaatcgggtaataaataaagctattatgaaCTCCAAACCCAattccgcagatcggtctatgtggcagctatatctaaatatagtccgatctgaaccatatttgaatcggtctgtatggcagctatatccaaatattgtccgatttgacccgttcaagatcATAGCCTGCGTGAAGCAAAAAAACAtatctgtgttaaatttcagctcaatatctcaatttttgaaagctgttgagtgactacaacagacggacggacagacacagggacatcgttaaaccgtcttagatttttacgatgatccgaaatatatatactttgttgcaaacgaaatgaccccctgtcctatagtggtgggtataaaaatcattaataTTATGAGTAGCCTTACAATAGTGAAAGCCAAATTAAACTTGCAATTTGAAGGCGAACTGGGGAGGTGGCCATTTACTCGCAAACGGATTCTTGTTCCGTGAAAGCCTTTgatttctgacaaacaaccttTTGCGAGGATTAAGAATATAGTTACCTTAGGAGCACACGCCGTGAAAATAACGTTACCAACCCACAATCGTTCAGCAACACCTACGTTATCCTGTGAACTTTAAAGACTTGGATGTTTTTTAATAACTAAGACACATAACTACCTACGCAGAAAATCTGGCGTTGTTTACTTTTACTCCCAAAACAGGTAAaagtaaataagtaaaagcgcgttaagttcatccgggccgaatcttatataccctccaccatgaatcgtatGTGACAAGTTTTTGAATGATTTCTTCAAACACatcagagctatatcaagttatggaccgatatgaaccgtacttgttATGGCTGTTTAAAGTCATGGAAGAAAACCAAATGgcaaatctgaagatcgatttatatggcagctatatcaggttaagaaccgatttggaccatgcttgggacatttattggaagttataacaaaacgccacgtgcaaaatttgaatccaatcggagaagaacagttgttgaaagtcataccaaaatggtatactcaaaatttcaaaaaaaaaaaatcgataataatgcattagtatttgacagatcacgtgggatttcagacatggtgtcaaagagaaagatgctcagtatgctttgacatttcatcatgaatagacttactaacgagcaacgcttgcaaatcattgaattttattaccaaaatcagtgttcggttcgaaatgtgttcattcaccgtaacgttgcgtccaacagcatctttgaaaaaatacggtccaatgattccaccagcgtacaaaccacaccaaacagtgcatttttcgggatgcatggacagttcttgaacggcttcttgttgctcttcactccaaatgcggcaattttgcttatttacgtagctattcaaccagaaatgagcctcatcgctgaacaaaatttgtcgataaaaaagcggattttctgccaacttttctagggcccattcactgaaaatgatttgcaagcgttgctcgttagtaagtctattcatgatgaaatgtcaaagcatactgagcatctttctctttgacaccatgtctgaaatcccacgtgatctgtcaaatactaatgcatgaaaatcctaacctcaaaaaatcaccctttaat
The Stomoxys calcitrans chromosome 3, idStoCalc2.1, whole genome shotgun sequence genome window above contains:
- the LOC106092586 gene encoding uncharacterized protein LOC106092586, which encodes MKYFGIFVIILFKILICKSDVYEEAFNGNGDSMQIAIAELFVNPNDNVNMEQIRHIEDALHWKSNPCENFLHFACGNWPYFMEADVLDIRHVVDAKNNMEFAMIFEQQNPKFPAINFMGQVRNYYGSCRRVQKRGKALNPLEYLKWLEFNENLIWVAFDNRSDGPKRNNRAFNWVQMLAIFRKYGLNNFIIHEEVVQHPWNNTKTVTALKKPYAESATHFLGPQEDEHRKFTLWNISDSLDHRAFVEFDLKLKKVVDYHNNGTETRPQFITFKQLKDMQLEWLAVYLIIISHPVPVEPQMEIYIEDIGYMKTIKLFLDEVEDTQLLARYLQLNFLSQSINGFHDPGYYDCTPSTRLQFPLAMQWLYKYLHPEISHDFYEIHQLFTNLKRIMRKKLSTFFNGKARDYVVGKIDNIKLKMLNVWQPSLEHFYESLHLDPFDYVGNRLKLKHKYFRASHSNSAGKVTQGAFEFLNLDSIVPWVTYWPSN